A single Amia ocellicauda isolate fAmiCal2 chromosome 9, fAmiCal2.hap1, whole genome shotgun sequence DNA region contains:
- the tradd gene encoding tumor necrosis factor receptor type 1-associated DEATH domain protein, with product MDGKKLMSNCGSGSWTGSVFLFLQSDSAHIDLLDLYKEDDQKFNIFKALKLALSDAVGGLEGYEVLKVHDAQPSLGVLIKFVEEAKCRRFLQSYSSGSVQQFFGQHLSHLLPTEEEIPITTQLKAGSETLDDFLKDEDLCLQHIHREQPDRLRDDEVSELEQKLQSLLVGERAPQASISLVKDPTLAPNCFYFQSRVFDDRQLTVADHQCFASNVGKDWKKVGRSLQKSCRALAGSAIDNLAYEYEREGLYEQAYQLLSKFMQAEGKAATLSRLITALEENKLVGMAEIMLKIQPTE from the exons ATGGACGGAAAG aaactGATGTCAAACTGTGGGTCTGGGTCATGGACCGGGAGTGTGTTTCTGTTCCTTCAGTCTGATTCTGCACATATCGATCTGCTAGACTTGTACAAAGAAGACGACCAGAAATTCAACATTTTCAAAGCTCTCAAGCTAGCACTATCAg ATGCTGTAGGGGGCTTGGAGGGGTATGAAGTCTTGAAAGTGCATGATGCCCAGCCCAGCTTGGGGGTCCTGATTAAGTTCGTGGAGGAGGCGAAGTGCAGGAGGTTCCTGCAGAGCTATAGCAGCGGGTCGGTGCAGCAGTTTTTCGGTCAGCACCTGAGCCACCTGCTGCCAACCGAGGAGGAGATCCCCATTACCACCCAGCTCAAGGCCGGCAGTGAAACCCTGGATGACTTTCTCAAAGACGAGGACCTGTGTCTGCAGCACATCCACCGGGAGCAG CCCGATCGGCTGAGGGATGATGAGGTGTCCGAGCTGGAGCAGAAACTGCAGAGTCTGCTTGTGGGCGAGCGGGCCCCTCAGGCCTCCATTTCACTGGTGAAAGACCCCACATTGGCCCCTAACTGTTTCTACTTCCAGAGCAGAGTTTTCG ACGACAGGCAGCTAACCGTGGCCGACCATCAGTGCTTCGCCAGCAACGTGGGGAAGGACTGGAAGAAAGTGGGCCGCTCCTTGCAGAAGAGCTGCCGGGCATTGGCGGGATCGGCCATTGACAATCTGGCCTACGAGTACGAACGCGAGGGCCTGTACGAGCAGGCCTACCAGCTGCTCAGCAAGTTCATGCAGGCCGAGGGCAAGGCTGCCACCCTGAGCCGCCTCATCACCGCTCTGGAGGAGAACAAACTTGTGGGCATGGCTGAAATCATGTTGAAAATCCAGCCCACAGAGTGA